The Pseudosulfitobacter pseudonitzschiae genome includes a region encoding these proteins:
- a CDS encoding Lrp/AsnC family transcriptional regulator → MAQIAATCGMAQSTVWRKIQDFEASGAILCRVALLSPVHAGCKLTVLAAITLRDHAEATVSGFATLIAGHPEVVECLATSGAADYQMKVRVADVEAYEHFMTHTLLRSPFVREVQSSFVLKELKSTTELPL, encoded by the coding sequence TTGGCACAAATTGCCGCGACCTGCGGCATGGCGCAAAGTACGGTTTGGCGCAAAATCCAGGATTTTGAAGCCTCTGGCGCTATTCTGTGCCGGGTCGCGCTTCTCTCGCCGGTGCATGCGGGATGCAAACTGACGGTTCTGGCGGCCATCACCCTGCGCGATCACGCCGAAGCAACAGTGTCCGGCTTTGCCACGCTGATCGCGGGACATCCTGAGGTTGTCGAGTGTCTGGCCACATCGGGCGCTGCCGATTATCAGATGAAAGTGCGCGTGGCCGATGTTGAAGCCTATGAGCATTTCATGACCCACACCCTGCTGCGCAGTCCGTTTGTGCGCGAAGTGCAATCGTCATTTGTACTCAAGGAACTGAAATCAACCACCGAGTTGCCGCTCTGA
- a CDS encoding glycosyltransferase family 25 protein has product MSSATQRRANVEVLLQTLPGAQVIEAVRGADAGVTPARGDIHQPHYPFPIGAGEVGCFLSHRACWQRIVDEGWDCALIAEDDLALDATHWAHVQALIDAHATADSFIRIPAKAREDACQTLASDGPCTLMLPRVIGLQTVFQVVGRNAAERLLAATGVLDRPVDTFLQMHWIHGQPVHTILPNGVRELTADLGGSTIQKKTRTSGKLMREINRWRYRRAVAARPQC; this is encoded by the coding sequence ATGTCCAGCGCCACACAGCGCCGTGCCAACGTCGAAGTGTTGTTGCAAACGCTGCCCGGGGCGCAGGTGATCGAGGCCGTGCGCGGGGCCGATGCAGGTGTGACGCCGGCGCGCGGGGACATCCACCAGCCGCACTATCCCTTTCCCATCGGCGCGGGCGAAGTCGGTTGTTTTCTATCGCACCGCGCCTGTTGGCAACGGATTGTCGATGAAGGGTGGGATTGCGCCCTGATCGCCGAAGATGATCTTGCGCTGGACGCCACCCACTGGGCTCATGTCCAGGCATTGATCGACGCCCACGCGACTGCCGACAGTTTTATCCGCATCCCTGCCAAAGCCCGCGAAGACGCGTGTCAGACGCTCGCCAGTGACGGGCCCTGTACGCTAATGCTGCCCCGCGTGATCGGCCTGCAAACGGTGTTTCAGGTTGTGGGGCGCAACGCGGCTGAACGGCTGCTGGCTGCGACAGGGGTTTTGGACCGGCCGGTGGACACATTCCTGCAAATGCACTGGATACACGGCCAGCCCGTACATACAATCCTACCCAACGGCGTGCGCGAACTGACAGCTGATCTGGGCGGCTCGACCATCCAGAAGAAAACCCGCACCAGCGGCAAGCTGATGCGGGAAATCAATCGCTGGCGGTATCGCCGCGCGGTGGCGGCACGTCCGCAATGCTAG
- a CDS encoding peroxiredoxin has protein sequence MSLRINDTIPDLTVETDQGSFGLHEWIGDSWAILFSHPKDFTPVCTTEFGAVAQLSDEWAKRGTKVIGVSVDNVEEHKKWKGDIESSSGAKAGFPIIADSGLEVSKAFDMLPAEAYMPDGRTPNDSATVRAVFIIGPDKKLKLSMTYPMTVGRNFAEVVRALDALQTSTGHGVATPANWNVGDDVIIPTSVSNEDAKAKFGDFETVLPYLRKAPLPK, from the coding sequence ATGTCCCTGCGTATCAACGACACTATTCCCGACCTGACTGTTGAAACCGACCAAGGCAGCTTTGGCCTGCACGAGTGGATTGGTGACAGCTGGGCCATCCTGTTTTCGCACCCCAAGGATTTCACCCCTGTTTGCACCACCGAGTTCGGCGCAGTGGCGCAACTGTCCGATGAATGGGCCAAGCGCGGCACCAAGGTGATCGGGGTCAGCGTCGATAACGTGGAAGAGCACAAGAAGTGGAAGGGCGATATCGAATCGTCTTCGGGGGCCAAGGCCGGCTTTCCAATCATCGCGGACAGCGGTCTTGAGGTGTCCAAGGCTTTCGACATGCTACCCGCCGAAGCATACATGCCCGACGGTCGCACCCCCAACGACAGCGCCACCGTGCGTGCCGTGTTCATCATCGGCCCCGACAAAAAGCTGAAGTTGTCGATGACATATCCGATGACCGTGGGCCGCAACTTTGCCGAAGTGGTGCGGGCGCTGGACGCGCTGCAAACATCCACAGGTCACGGTGTTGCAACGCCTGCCAACTGGAACGTGGGCGATGATGTGATCATCCCAACATCGGTGTCCAACGAAGACGCCAAGGCCAAGTTCGGTGATTTCGAAACCGTTCTGCCCTATTTGCGCAAGGCACCGCTGCCGAAATAA
- a CDS encoding aldehyde dehydrogenase family protein: MLEKRDFYINGKWVAPIEGRDHNVIDPSTEEPCAVISLGGQADADAAVAAAKAALPGWMATPAAERIALVEKLVEVYNARADDLAQAMSTEMGAPISMSKSSQVGAGTWHLSNFIKAAKKFDFVRPLGDHAPNDRIIYEAVGVAALITPWNWPMNQVTLKVGAAAIAGCTMVLKPSEESPLNAMIFAELMDEAGFPAGVFNLVNGDGPGVGSTLSGHKDVDMVSFTGSTRAGTLISKNAADTLKRVHLELGGKGANLIFEDADEKAVKRGVLHMMNNTGQSCNAPSRMLVQRGIYDRVVDEAATVASKVTVGPASEEGNHIGPVVNEVQWNKIQDLIQKGIDEGARLVAGGTGRPEGLNRGFYVKPTVFADVGRDMTISREEIFGPVLSIIPFDTEEEAVEIANDTVYGLTNYVQTQDGARANRLAQQLRSGMVEMNGTSRAAGSPFGGMKQSGNGREGGVWGIEDFLEVKAVSGWAAE; this comes from the coding sequence ATGCTGGAGAAACGTGACTTCTACATTAACGGAAAATGGGTCGCACCGATCGAAGGTCGTGACCACAATGTCATCGATCCCTCGACCGAAGAACCCTGTGCCGTCATTTCGCTGGGCGGCCAAGCCGACGCCGACGCCGCAGTCGCCGCCGCCAAAGCCGCCTTGCCCGGTTGGATGGCCACGCCCGCAGCCGAGCGTATCGCGCTGGTTGAAAAGCTGGTCGAGGTCTACAATGCCCGCGCCGACGATCTGGCCCAAGCCATGAGCACCGAGATGGGCGCGCCCATTTCCATGTCGAAATCGTCTCAGGTTGGTGCCGGCACATGGCACCTGTCCAACTTCATCAAAGCCGCCAAAAAGTTCGACTTTGTCCGCCCGCTGGGGGACCACGCCCCGAACGACCGGATCATTTATGAAGCGGTAGGCGTTGCAGCCCTGATTACCCCGTGGAACTGGCCGATGAACCAAGTCACTCTGAAGGTGGGGGCGGCAGCCATCGCAGGCTGCACGATGGTTCTGAAACCGTCCGAAGAAAGCCCGCTGAACGCGATGATCTTTGCCGAACTGATGGACGAAGCAGGCTTTCCCGCTGGTGTGTTCAATCTGGTCAACGGCGACGGCCCCGGCGTTGGCAGCACCCTGTCCGGTCACAAGGATGTGGACATGGTCAGCTTTACCGGCTCGACCCGCGCAGGCACGCTGATTTCCAAAAATGCCGCCGATACGCTGAAGCGCGTGCATCTGGAACTGGGAGGCAAAGGCGCCAACCTGATCTTTGAAGATGCCGATGAAAAGGCCGTGAAACGCGGCGTTTTGCACATGATGAACAACACCGGCCAGTCGTGCAACGCGCCCAGCCGGATGCTGGTGCAGCGCGGCATCTACGACCGTGTGGTGGACGAAGCGGCAACCGTGGCCAGCAAGGTTACCGTCGGCCCCGCATCGGAAGAGGGCAACCACATCGGGCCGGTTGTCAACGAAGTGCAGTGGAACAAGATTCAGGATCTGATCCAGAAGGGCATCGACGAAGGCGCCCGTCTGGTTGCCGGTGGCACCGGTCGCCCCGAGGGACTGAACCGTGGTTTTTACGTCAAACCGACGGTTTTTGCCGACGTGGGCCGTGATATGACCATCTCGCGCGAGGAAATCTTTGGCCCCGTGCTGTCGATTATTCCCTTCGACACCGAAGAGGAAGCTGTCGAGATCGCCAACGACACGGTCTATGGCCTGACCAACTACGTCCAGACACAAGACGGCGCACGCGCCAACCGTCTGGCACAGCAGTTGCGCTCGGGCATGGTCGAGATGAACGGCACCAGCCGCGCAGCTGGATCGCCTTTTGGCGGCATGAAACAATCGGGCAATGGCCGCGAAGGCGGCGTCTGGGGCATCGAGGACTTCCTTGAGGTCAAAGCTGTCTCGGGCTGGGCTGCCGAGTAA
- a CDS encoding FkbM family methyltransferase, whose protein sequence is MTIKSELTKLWNIATNPSYRAARAPYRAFRKAHGKQTPAQFAQVKQGDVVLDVGGYIGDWSDDMTKRYSVMSHVFEPHPGFATAMSERFADRSDVHVHAYAIGSADGSLDLSDQDNASSALVSDGPTVRGTVRALGPVVDELGLTEVAVVKMNIEGGEYDLLPAMIESGFMQRINRLVVQFHKYGPEDVARRDVIREGLSRTHVCEWAYPFVWEQWARKTPEMTRGEG, encoded by the coding sequence ATGACGATCAAGAGCGAACTGACTAAACTGTGGAACATTGCGACAAACCCATCCTACCGCGCCGCACGCGCGCCGTATCGGGCGTTTCGCAAAGCGCACGGAAAGCAGACGCCCGCGCAGTTTGCACAGGTCAAGCAGGGGGATGTGGTGCTGGACGTCGGTGGATATATTGGCGATTGGTCTGACGACATGACCAAACGCTACTCCGTGATGTCCCATGTATTCGAACCCCATCCAGGCTTTGCCACCGCGATGTCAGAACGATTTGCAGACCGCAGTGATGTTCACGTGCACGCCTATGCCATTGGCAGCGCGGACGGCAGTCTTGACCTGTCTGATCAGGACAATGCCTCGTCCGCATTGGTTAGTGACGGGCCGACCGTGCGCGGTACCGTTCGGGCGTTGGGGCCTGTAGTGGATGAATTGGGGCTGACTGAGGTCGCTGTGGTCAAGATGAACATTGAAGGCGGCGAGTATGATCTGTTGCCAGCAATGATCGAAAGCGGGTTCATGCAGCGCATCAATCGTCTGGTGGTGCAGTTTCACAAATACGGCCCCGAAGATGTGGCGCGGCGCGATGTGATCCGCGAGGGGTTGTCGCGCACGCATGTGTGTGAATGGGCCTATCCGTTCGTCTGGGAACAGTGGGCCAGAAAAACGCCGGAGATGACACGGGGCGAAGGATAA
- a CDS encoding alpha-1,2-fucosyltransferase, producing the protein MIFSRLHGRLGNQMFQYAAARALAEHHCTRVVLDDRTALHKDEGSLLRVFDLPDLAQAPLPPAKHERPLAYAAWRALGLRPRIRRENGLGYDRAFTQWSDDSYLHGYWQSERYFAAIAQDIRSAFAFRTPMSAQNTEMAARIASGPSVALHVRRGDYVAVNAMALCDQAYYDAALTSVRKRMENDPTVFVFSDDPAWAKENLPLPFEKVVVDFNGPDADYEDLRLMSQCQHNIIANSSFSWWAAWLGETPDSIVAGPAQWFADTAMSNPDILPARWISVDTSG; encoded by the coding sequence ATGATTTTTTCCCGTTTGCACGGACGTTTGGGCAACCAGATGTTCCAATACGCCGCCGCCCGTGCTCTGGCAGAACACCATTGCACGCGCGTGGTTCTGGACGACCGTACGGCGTTGCACAAAGACGAGGGCTCGCTGCTGCGGGTATTTGATCTGCCCGATCTGGCGCAGGCGCCGCTGCCCCCTGCCAAACATGAACGTCCCTTGGCCTATGCTGCGTGGCGGGCCTTGGGGTTGCGTCCGCGCATCCGGCGTGAAAACGGGTTGGGCTATGATCGCGCATTCACGCAATGGTCGGACGACAGCTATTTGCACGGCTACTGGCAGTCCGAGCGGTATTTTGCCGCCATCGCGCAGGACATCCGCAGCGCTTTTGCCTTTCGCACGCCAATGTCTGCGCAGAATACAGAAATGGCAGCGCGGATTGCCAGCGGCCCATCGGTGGCGCTGCATGTGCGGCGGGGGGACTATGTTGCGGTAAACGCGATGGCGCTGTGCGATCAAGCCTATTACGACGCCGCGCTTACCTCTGTTCGGAAGCGTATGGAAAATGATCCCACGGTCTTCGTGTTCTCTGATGATCCCGCTTGGGCCAAGGAAAACCTGCCGCTGCCCTTTGAAAAAGTGGTCGTCGACTTTAACGGACCGGATGCGGACTATGAAGACTTGCGCCTGATGTCGCAGTGCCAGCACAATATCATCGCCAATTCATCATTCAGCTGGTGGGCCGCATGGCTGGGCGAGACGCCTGACAGCATCGTGGCGGGCCCCGCGCAGTGGTTCGCTGATACGGCCATGTCCAACCCCGACATTCTGCCCGCACGCTGGATCAGCGTCGACACGTCCGGCTAG
- a CDS encoding RluA family pseudouridine synthase — METVYTPPTDPLVFLHDDADIVVVDKPAGLLSVPGRGDHLADCLISRVQAVFPTALVVHRLDRDTSGVMVFALTPHAQRTLSTQFAERKTQKTYVALVQGVPEVDTGTVDLPVIVDWPNRPLQKVCHETGKPAVTDWRVLKRQGDTARMRLVPHTGRTHQLRVHMLALGHPILGDPFYAQGAAADHPRMMLHAEELRLKHPENGKSIRFRAKAPF; from the coding sequence ATGGAAACTGTTTATACGCCCCCGACCGATCCTTTGGTTTTTTTGCACGACGACGCGGACATTGTTGTGGTGGACAAACCCGCGGGCTTGCTCAGCGTGCCGGGGCGGGGCGACCATCTGGCAGATTGCCTGATCAGTCGCGTGCAGGCGGTGTTTCCCACGGCCTTGGTGGTGCACAGGCTGGACCGTGATACCAGCGGTGTGATGGTTTTTGCCCTGACACCTCACGCGCAACGCACCCTGTCGACCCAGTTTGCCGAACGTAAAACGCAAAAAACCTATGTCGCACTGGTTCAGGGCGTGCCCGAAGTGGACACGGGCACTGTCGATCTGCCGGTGATCGTGGACTGGCCGAACCGTCCGCTGCAAAAGGTCTGCCACGAGACGGGCAAGCCAGCGGTGACTGACTGGCGCGTACTGAAACGGCAGGGGGACACGGCGCGCATGCGTCTGGTGCCGCACACGGGGCGCACGCATCAGCTGCGGGTGCATATGCTGGCGTTGGGGCATCCGATCCTTGGTGATCCGTTCTATGCCCAAGGGGCCGCTGCCGACCACCCGCGCATGATGCTGCACGCCGAGGAGTTGCGTCTGAAGCACCCCGAGAACGGCAAGTCGATCCGCTTTCGCGCCAAAGCGCCTTTCTAG